In a single window of the Agromyces sp. H17E-10 genome:
- a CDS encoding GNAT family N-acetyltransferase: MRPVTLQTSRLVLDLPVSGDAERVARYCKDPLFERFLTTPWPYTDAHARGFLDEYVPSAWQSGAELTWALRAAPGGSLMGVISLRAKGREVGYWLGAEHRGSAYMAEALDAVCTWAFDGFPGTETITWRANAGNTASAMVARASGFCNTTTAETTVPARDGADLPGWSGERGRLPVADARVSWRPLLGEVTDEGGAA; encoded by the coding sequence ATGCGGCCGGTCACGTTGCAGACGTCGCGGCTCGTGCTCGACCTTCCAGTGTCAGGCGATGCCGAGCGGGTTGCGCGGTACTGCAAGGACCCGCTGTTCGAGCGGTTCCTCACGACGCCGTGGCCGTACACCGATGCGCACGCGCGCGGATTCCTCGACGAGTATGTACCGAGCGCATGGCAGTCGGGTGCCGAGTTGACGTGGGCCCTGCGTGCCGCGCCGGGCGGCTCGCTCATGGGCGTCATCAGCCTGCGCGCGAAGGGTCGCGAGGTGGGCTACTGGCTGGGTGCCGAACACCGCGGCTCGGCGTACATGGCCGAGGCCCTCGATGCCGTCTGCACGTGGGCGTTCGACGGATTCCCCGGGACCGAGACCATCACCTGGCGCGCGAACGCGGGCAACACGGCATCGGCCATGGTCGCCCGCGCCTCCGGGTTCTGCAACACCACGACGGCGGAGACGACGGTTCCCGCCCGTGACGGCGCCGATCTCCCGGGGTGGTCGGGCGAGCGAGGGCGACTGCCGGTCGCCGATGCGCGAGTCAGCTGGCGGCCGCTGCTCGGCGAGGTGACCGACGAGGGCGGTGCCGCGTGA
- the glpK gene encoding glycerol kinase GlpK, with protein MADYVLAIDQGTTSSRAIIFDKAGSIVSTGQLEHEQIFPKAGWVEHDPTEIWTNTGEVIGQALGKANLTRHDIAAVGITNQRETAVVWDKNTGEPVYNAIVWQDTRTQSIVDRLAADGGVERFKAKVGLPLATYFSGTKIVWILENVPGAREKAEAGDLLFGTTDTWVLWNLTGGVEGGVHATDVTNASRTMFMDLETLQWDDEILAAFGVPRSMLPEIKSSSEVYGVANEHSLLRETPISGILGDQQAATFGQAAFATGEAKNTYGTGNFLIFNTGEEIVHSKNGLLTTVGYKLGDQPVHYALEGSIAVTGSLIQWLRDNLGLISSAAEVEELANSVEDNGGAYFVPAFSGLFAPYWRPDARGALVGLTRYVNKGHIARAALEAIAFQTRDVIEAVNADAGVDLTELRVDGGATANDTLLQFQADILGVPVVRPVVAETTALGAAYAAGLAVGFWSSLDELAQNWQEDRRWTPSMDEAERARLDRNWKKAVSKTLDWVDGDVV; from the coding sequence ATGGCTGACTACGTCCTCGCGATCGACCAGGGCACCACCTCGTCGCGCGCGATCATCTTCGACAAGGCCGGATCGATCGTCTCGACCGGCCAGCTCGAGCACGAGCAGATCTTCCCGAAGGCGGGCTGGGTCGAGCACGACCCGACCGAGATCTGGACCAACACGGGCGAGGTGATCGGCCAGGCCCTCGGCAAGGCGAACCTGACCCGGCACGACATCGCCGCGGTCGGCATCACGAACCAGCGCGAGACCGCGGTCGTGTGGGACAAGAACACCGGCGAGCCGGTCTACAACGCGATCGTGTGGCAGGACACCCGCACGCAGTCGATCGTCGACCGCCTCGCGGCCGACGGCGGCGTCGAGCGCTTCAAGGCCAAGGTCGGCCTGCCCCTTGCGACCTACTTCTCGGGCACGAAGATCGTCTGGATCCTCGAGAACGTGCCCGGTGCGCGCGAGAAGGCCGAAGCGGGCGACCTGCTGTTCGGAACGACCGACACGTGGGTGCTGTGGAACCTCACCGGTGGCGTCGAGGGCGGCGTGCACGCGACGGATGTCACGAACGCCTCGCGGACCATGTTCATGGATCTCGAGACGCTGCAGTGGGACGACGAGATCCTCGCCGCCTTCGGCGTGCCGCGCTCGATGCTGCCCGAGATCAAGAGCTCCTCCGAGGTCTACGGCGTCGCGAACGAGCACTCCCTCCTCCGCGAGACCCCGATCTCGGGCATCCTCGGCGACCAGCAGGCCGCGACCTTCGGGCAGGCCGCGTTCGCAACCGGCGAGGCCAAGAACACCTACGGCACGGGCAACTTCCTGATCTTCAACACGGGTGAGGAGATCGTCCACTCCAAGAACGGGCTGCTCACGACCGTCGGGTACAAGCTCGGCGACCAGCCGGTGCACTACGCGCTCGAGGGATCGATCGCGGTCACGGGATCGCTGATCCAGTGGCTCCGCGACAACCTCGGGCTGATCTCTTCGGCTGCCGAGGTCGAGGAGCTCGCGAACTCGGTCGAGGACAACGGCGGTGCGTACTTCGTGCCCGCGTTCTCGGGCCTCTTCGCACCGTACTGGCGACCCGATGCGCGTGGGGCCCTCGTGGGCCTCACCCGCTACGTGAACAAGGGCCACATCGCCCGGGCCGCGCTCGAGGCGATCGCCTTCCAGACCCGCGACGTCATCGAGGCCGTGAATGCCGACGCCGGTGTCGACCTGACCGAGCTGCGCGTCGACGGCGGTGCCACCGCCAACGACACCCTGCTGCAGTTCCAGGCCGACATCCTCGGCGTGCCGGTCGTGCGGCCGGTCGTCGCCGAGACGACCGCGCTCGGCGCCGCCTACGCGGCGGGACTCGCGGTCGGCTTCTGGTCGAGCCTCGACGAGCTCGCGCAGAACTGGCAGGAGGACCGGCGCTGGACCCCGTCGATGGACGAGGCCGAGCGTGCGCGACTCGACCGCAACTGGAAGAAGGCGGTGTCGAAGACCCTCGACTGGGTCGACGGCGACGTCGTCTGA
- a CDS encoding HAD family hydrolase: MTADEDTRRPDAGGPAESTTAPAAPVVLFDLDDTLMAHREAVATAIVLHMRERAYIGDDDAAQRLWHELEEQHYHEYLAGRATYEGQRRARARDFALAHDDELDDLAASAWFARYFERYREWWSLHDDALPALAAVETALPGVRLGVITNGELELQTTKLERLGLLERFELVIASGDVGVAKPDPAIFELALGRFAEAAPVGRAAYVGDRLVTDAIGAARAGLLGVWLNRAGGRPLPDDAEAAEAAEVTEIASLDELAPLLADRLR; this comes from the coding sequence GTGACCGCCGACGAGGACACTCGTCGACCGGACGCCGGCGGCCCGGCGGAATCGACCACGGCACCTGCGGCTCCCGTCGTGCTCTTCGACCTCGACGACACCCTCATGGCGCACCGCGAGGCGGTCGCCACGGCGATCGTGCTCCACATGCGGGAACGGGCATACATCGGCGACGACGACGCGGCGCAGCGGCTCTGGCACGAACTCGAAGAGCAGCATTACCACGAGTACCTTGCCGGGCGCGCGACGTACGAAGGGCAGCGCCGCGCTCGCGCCCGTGACTTCGCCCTCGCCCACGACGACGAGCTCGACGACCTCGCGGCGAGCGCCTGGTTCGCCCGGTACTTCGAGCGCTACCGCGAGTGGTGGTCGCTGCACGACGACGCGCTCCCAGCGCTCGCGGCCGTCGAGACCGCGCTGCCCGGCGTTCGGCTCGGCGTGATCACGAACGGCGAGCTCGAGCTGCAGACGACGAAGCTCGAACGGCTCGGCCTGCTCGAGCGGTTCGAACTCGTCATCGCCTCGGGCGACGTGGGCGTCGCCAAGCCCGATCCGGCGATCTTCGAGCTTGCCCTCGGCCGCTTCGCGGAGGCCGCGCCCGTCGGGCGTGCGGCATACGTCGGCGACCGGCTCGTGACCGATGCGATCGGGGCGGCGCGGGCGGGACTCCTCGGCGTGTGGCTGAACCGTGCAGGCGGGCGGCCTCTTCCTGACGATGCGGAGGCGGCCGAAGCCGCCGAGGTCACGGAGATCGCGTCGCTCGACGAGCTGGCCCCGCTGCTCGCCGACCGGCTCCGCTGA
- a CDS encoding YihY/virulence factor BrkB family protein, protein MSDRASRRRGRAAAKDDAASGVGPVAPPEQTPTAAPSAKERFDALSQPLRDRFDEPISTVTTITKKTMALFPVRVWRHFLARNGFLLAAGLSYQALFAVFAAVYVLFAVGGLWLTSNPDTLKALIKLVNTYAPGLIGDADTTGVISQDALNSIVTVSSGVLGWTGAIAVISLIWTAIGWITYARLAVRSIFGLPKDTRAYVLLKARDFLAGFAFGGVLILASVLSVATTSFVAWLFDVLDLPNADGWEAFTVRFGTLIVVFVIDTLALAVMFRFLSGAAMPWRRMWVGSLLGAAALSALQLLSGLLVSSVTSNPLLATFAVFVGLLLWFHLTSIVILTASAWIAVEAADANESLRLVTAEQLAAEARQREREALLTAARVRVRVARNAVADAGWFEHFSANRRLARAEQELADLEAMPDGAPAAGGVGGLP, encoded by the coding sequence GTGAGTGATCGAGCGTCCCGTCGGCGCGGCCGTGCGGCGGCGAAGGACGACGCTGCGTCCGGTGTCGGCCCGGTCGCACCGCCGGAGCAGACGCCGACCGCTGCGCCGAGCGCGAAGGAGCGGTTCGACGCCCTGAGCCAGCCGCTGCGCGACCGGTTCGACGAGCCGATCAGCACTGTCACGACCATCACGAAGAAGACGATGGCGCTGTTCCCGGTTCGGGTCTGGCGCCACTTTCTCGCACGCAATGGGTTCCTGCTGGCCGCGGGGCTCAGCTACCAGGCGCTCTTCGCCGTGTTCGCCGCGGTGTACGTGCTGTTCGCGGTCGGCGGGCTATGGCTCACGAGCAACCCCGACACGCTCAAAGCGCTCATCAAGCTCGTCAACACGTACGCGCCCGGGCTGATCGGCGACGCCGACACCACGGGCGTCATCTCGCAGGATGCGCTCAACTCGATCGTGACCGTGTCGAGCGGGGTGCTCGGGTGGACCGGTGCGATCGCCGTCATCAGCCTCATCTGGACCGCCATCGGCTGGATCACGTACGCGCGCCTCGCGGTGCGCAGCATCTTCGGGCTGCCGAAGGACACCCGGGCGTACGTGCTGCTGAAGGCCCGGGACTTCCTCGCCGGGTTCGCCTTCGGCGGCGTGCTCATCCTCGCGTCGGTGCTCTCGGTCGCGACGACGTCGTTCGTCGCCTGGCTCTTCGACGTGCTCGACCTGCCGAACGCCGACGGCTGGGAGGCGTTCACGGTGCGCTTCGGCACGCTCATCGTCGTGTTCGTCATCGACACGCTCGCCCTCGCGGTGATGTTCCGCTTCCTCTCCGGCGCGGCGATGCCGTGGCGGCGGATGTGGGTCGGTTCGCTGCTCGGCGCGGCCGCGCTCTCCGCCCTGCAGCTGCTGAGCGGGCTGCTCGTCTCGAGCGTCACGAGCAACCCGCTGCTCGCGACCTTCGCGGTGTTCGTGGGCCTCCTGCTCTGGTTCCACCTGACGAGCATCGTGATCCTGACCGCCTCCGCCTGGATCGCGGTCGAGGCGGCCGACGCGAACGAGAGCCTGCGCCTCGTCACCGCCGAGCAGCTCGCGGCCGAGGCCCGGCAACGCGAGCGGGAGGCGCTGCTCACGGCGGCCCGGGTGCGGGTCCGCGTGGCGCGCAACGCGGTCGCCGACGCCGGCTGGTTCGAGCACTTCAGTGCGAATCGGCGGCTCGCACGCGCCGAGCAAGAGCTCGCCGACCTCGAGGCGATGCCCGACGGCGCCCCCGCGGCCGGCGGCGTCGGAGGCCTCCCGTAG
- a CDS encoding MIP/aquaporin family protein: protein MDNLGLVFLSEVVGTALLVLLGCGVVANVALARNKGHNGGFLMVNIGWGLAVFAGVTVSYASGAQLNPAVTLGLVANGAQEFGSGVPVNLVSVLTYIGAQMIGAFIGAVFCWLAYKQHFDAEPDAGNKLGVFSTGPAIRSYGWNLVTEIIGTFVLVFVVIGFGRNGDAAGLTALGALPVALLVIGIGASLGGPTGYAINPARDLGPRIAHAILPIKGKGGSDWSYSWVPVVGPIIGGVLAGWAALVLLPVLG, encoded by the coding sequence GTGGACAATCTCGGTCTCGTCTTCCTCTCGGAAGTCGTCGGCACCGCACTGCTCGTGCTGCTCGGCTGCGGCGTCGTCGCCAACGTCGCGCTCGCGCGGAACAAGGGACACAACGGCGGCTTCCTGATGGTGAACATCGGCTGGGGCCTCGCGGTCTTCGCCGGCGTCACCGTCTCGTACGCCTCGGGCGCACAGCTCAACCCCGCCGTCACCCTCGGTCTCGTGGCGAACGGCGCCCAGGAGTTCGGCTCCGGTGTGCCCGTGAACCTGGTCTCGGTGCTGACCTACATCGGCGCCCAGATGATCGGCGCGTTCATCGGTGCGGTGTTCTGCTGGCTCGCCTACAAGCAGCACTTCGACGCCGAACCCGACGCGGGCAACAAGCTCGGCGTGTTCTCGACCGGTCCGGCGATCCGCTCGTACGGCTGGAACCTCGTCACCGAGATCATCGGCACCTTCGTGCTCGTCTTCGTCGTCATCGGCTTCGGTCGCAACGGCGACGCCGCGGGGCTCACTGCGCTGGGCGCCCTGCCCGTCGCGCTCCTCGTGATCGGCATCGGCGCCTCGCTCGGCGGGCCGACCGGCTACGCGATCAACCCGGCCCGTGACCTCGGGCCGCGCATCGCGCACGCCATCCTCCCGATCAAGGGCAAGGGTGGTTCGGACTGGTCGTACTCGTGGGTGCCGGTCGTCGGCCCCATCATCGGCGGCGTGCTCGCCGGCTGGGCGGCACTCGTGCTGCTCCCCGTCCTCGGCTGA
- a CDS encoding exodeoxyribonuclease III: MPSAKPLRLASVNVNGVRASFRKGMGDWLAGRDVDILALQEVRASTEDLQGLLGDEWDILHDPATAKGRAGVAIASRRRAHIHRVELGAADFDSAGRWLEADYEVGDTVLTVVSAYVHSGEDGTPKQVEKYKFLDAMEARLPELAAHSEFAVVVGDLNVGHRTLDIKNWRGNVKKAGFLPTERAYFDRFVGAEDDPAYNAGAGLGWVDVGRRDAGEVPGPYTWWSQRGQAFDNDTGWRIDYHLATPALAERVASYVVDRAAAYDERWSDHAPVVVDYAI, translated from the coding sequence ATGCCCTCTGCGAAGCCCCTCCGTCTCGCCAGCGTCAACGTCAACGGGGTGCGCGCCTCGTTCCGCAAGGGCATGGGCGACTGGCTCGCCGGGCGCGATGTCGACATCCTCGCGCTGCAAGAGGTGCGCGCGTCGACCGAAGACCTCCAGGGGCTGCTCGGCGACGAGTGGGACATCCTGCACGACCCCGCGACGGCGAAGGGCCGGGCGGGCGTCGCGATCGCGAGCCGCCGTCGGGCGCACATCCACCGGGTCGAGCTCGGCGCGGCCGATTTCGACAGCGCGGGCCGCTGGCTCGAGGCCGACTACGAGGTCGGCGACACGGTGCTCACGGTCGTGAGCGCGTACGTGCACTCGGGCGAAGACGGAACGCCCAAGCAGGTCGAGAAGTACAAGTTCCTCGATGCGATGGAGGCGCGGCTGCCCGAGCTCGCCGCGCACTCCGAGTTCGCGGTCGTCGTCGGCGACCTCAACGTCGGGCACCGCACGCTCGACATCAAGAACTGGAGGGGCAACGTCAAGAAGGCGGGCTTCCTGCCGACCGAGCGCGCCTACTTCGACCGGTTCGTCGGCGCCGAGGACGACCCCGCATACAACGCGGGCGCAGGCCTCGGCTGGGTCGACGTCGGCCGGCGCGACGCGGGCGAGGTGCCCGGCCCCTACACCTGGTGGTCCCAGCGAGGCCAGGCGTTCGACAACGACACCGGGTGGCGCATCGACTACCACCTCGCGACCCCGGCCCTTGCCGAGCGGGTCGCCTCGTACGTCGTCGATCGCGCGGCGGCCTACGACGAGCGATGGTCCGACCACGCCCCCGTCGTCGTCGACTACGCCATCTGA
- the trpS gene encoding tryptophan--tRNA ligase, with product MNTNRPVVFSGMQPSSDSLHLGNYLGALVNWVALQDEYDPIYCVVDLHAITVQQDPKALHDNVRRTAAQYLAAGVDLERSTLFVQSHVPAHAELAWVLGTMTGFGEASRMTQFKDKSSRYGAEATTVGLFTYPVLMAADILLYDTELVPVGDDQRQHLELTRDLAGRFNSRYGDTFVVPEALIPKESARIYDLQEPTAKMSKSAASEAGLVKLMDDPAITAKKFKSAVTDAEREIRYDPAAKPGISNLLDIYATISGDSIADLEARYAGRGYGDLKKDLAEVVVDRLTPIRARTLELLEDPAELDRLLTIGADRAAERAEKVLRDVYDRVGFVRKR from the coding sequence ATGAACACCAACCGACCCGTCGTCTTCTCCGGCATGCAGCCGTCGAGCGACTCGCTCCACCTCGGCAACTACCTCGGCGCCCTCGTCAACTGGGTCGCGCTGCAAGACGAGTACGACCCGATCTACTGCGTCGTCGACCTGCACGCGATCACCGTGCAGCAAGACCCGAAGGCGCTGCACGACAACGTGCGCCGCACCGCCGCGCAGTACCTCGCCGCGGGCGTCGACCTCGAACGGTCGACGCTGTTCGTGCAGTCGCACGTGCCCGCGCACGCCGAGCTCGCCTGGGTGCTCGGCACCATGACGGGCTTCGGCGAGGCGAGCCGCATGACGCAGTTCAAAGACAAGTCGAGCCGCTACGGCGCCGAGGCGACGACCGTCGGCCTGTTCACCTACCCGGTGCTCATGGCCGCCGACATCCTGCTGTACGACACCGAGCTCGTTCCCGTCGGCGACGACCAGCGCCAGCACCTCGAGCTCACTCGCGACCTCGCAGGGCGCTTCAACTCGCGGTACGGCGACACGTTCGTCGTGCCCGAGGCGCTCATCCCGAAGGAGTCGGCACGCATCTACGACCTGCAGGAGCCGACCGCGAAGATGTCGAAGTCGGCGGCCTCCGAGGCCGGCCTCGTGAAGCTCATGGACGACCCCGCGATCACGGCGAAGAAGTTCAAGAGCGCGGTCACCGACGCCGAGCGCGAGATCCGCTACGACCCGGCCGCGAAGCCGGGCATCTCGAACCTGCTCGACATCTACGCGACGATCTCGGGCGACTCGATCGCCGACCTCGAGGCGCGCTACGCCGGGCGCGGCTACGGCGACCTCAAGAAGGACCTCGCCGAGGTCGTCGTCGATCGGCTCACCCCGATCCGTGCGCGCACCCTCGAACTGCTCGAAGATCCTGCCGAACTCGACCGCCTGCTCACGATCGGCGCCGACCGGGCCGCCGAGCGCGCTGAGAAGGTGCTGCGCGACGTGTACGACCGCGTCGGATTCGTGCGAAAGCGCTGA
- a CDS encoding DUF7927 domain-containing protein has translation MAGALVLAGVPAIASADDAAAPAGTSAATADASSPTASATQPPAAEPEPTASVDPADPVDPPAPADEPATEPQTPAEETPAEQTPAEQTPAADPVDPPGDDPAAGPVGPVAAQDGSAPGAATDAPADEAPAAATPKRAAVAVDCETIPIANDDRSARDACLAEQRTGLRSLAAAAPTVGTVANPDLQPNCGVDIALVLDKSGSIGAAGIANLKAAADAFTSALVDTGSQVSVTAFDQDASVLLGATDLTSANLAAIQGSYAGLVSDGWTNWKRGLELAAGTFGGFDDAVDLTIMITDGNPNTVDPADGGEFPDGSAGALDPAIEQANAIKLSPSHLFGIAVGSDLDLEPIRAITGDDVYGGDLTSADHVVTTDYGTLGGQLKQIALELCGGSVFVHKEIAGQPVEGWQFATGDAEVSPSSQTTDETGTTEAFEVTGFTSDTRTVEFAEEDRPFHHRTDVACEDGDGPLPVTLVGDLGWRVDVGIESIVHCTVENAVEPPVWRVTKSADPPSGTAVEPGDEIEYTLAVEHVSGPAATDLELFDDVSQLAPYVDFDGFVGSPPVVESDWNTTHPGRLFLKLASLEAGETLQITYRVIVSADTPPGTVLRNHVLTNCPTEPLLVGPDEVEAESDACVTEHPTPGFVLWKTSDPADGLVEPGDTIEYTLHAWNFSQASVEGATAVDDLADVLDDATLTEPLDPSLTLDGTDLEWAVPDLAVGSDEATVSFEVTVDDDAWNAQLVNVVTPDTPGICPPGDGGGEPPVVIGGLDAGSQRSPGASAQVVPEVTDCTTEHRTPNVDLAVTKTATTADGDAVDSGSTPPDVVSYEVRVENLGDDPAYGVEVTDVLPEGVAFVPGSEVVVTTPPGEEAGWTIDDSVGGELTFRYPGPFAPGDTATITFDVEVGELAQPDPTVPIPDLVNTVCVFSGPVPAPEPPALIAALDVVGPGADAPSRDANPGNDCDEASTPVKSIALDGGAQCVNDTPWFAYSVTPVNVDSPQVALIWWTADAFAAHDPSIDAGDEAALLADGASQVDYLDVPADWVPGDSIDGRQLWPGAAVDENGDPIAWPGWTELADGTWVLDPDAPFYDLREEAVVEIRINPSTDVITVYPPATPNCNAAPPANEVPENPSNPGQSTPQGMATTGIDGAGLLSGAIALFVLGALGAVGAWVRARRSSGA, from the coding sequence GTGGCGGGCGCGCTCGTGCTCGCCGGAGTACCGGCGATCGCGTCGGCTGACGACGCGGCGGCACCCGCCGGCACGTCGGCGGCGACCGCGGACGCGTCATCCCCGACGGCGTCTGCGACGCAACCCCCTGCGGCTGAACCCGAGCCGACGGCGTCGGTCGATCCGGCCGATCCGGTCGATCCGCCGGCACCTGCCGACGAGCCGGCGACGGAGCCCCAGACACCGGCCGAGGAGACGCCGGCCGAGCAGACGCCGGCCGAGCAGACGCCGGCCGCCGATCCGGTCGATCCGCCGGGCGACGATCCGGCCGCCGGCCCGGTCGGCCCCGTGGCCGCGCAGGACGGCTCTGCGCCGGGCGCGGCCACCGACGCCCCGGCGGACGAGGCCCCGGCCGCGGCGACGCCGAAGCGGGCCGCGGTCGCCGTCGACTGCGAGACGATCCCGATCGCGAACGACGATCGGAGCGCGCGCGACGCGTGCCTCGCCGAACAGCGCACGGGTCTGCGCTCGCTCGCCGCCGCCGCCCCGACGGTGGGCACGGTCGCGAACCCCGACCTGCAGCCGAACTGCGGCGTCGACATCGCGCTCGTGCTCGACAAGTCGGGCTCGATCGGTGCCGCGGGCATCGCGAACCTGAAGGCGGCAGCCGACGCGTTCACGAGTGCGCTCGTCGACACCGGTTCGCAGGTGTCGGTGACCGCGTTCGACCAGGACGCGTCGGTGCTGCTCGGGGCGACCGACCTGACGAGTGCGAACCTCGCCGCGATCCAGGGCTCGTACGCCGGCCTCGTGAGCGACGGCTGGACGAACTGGAAGCGCGGGCTCGAACTCGCGGCCGGCACGTTCGGCGGCTTCGACGACGCGGTCGACCTCACGATCATGATCACCGACGGCAATCCGAACACCGTCGATCCCGCCGACGGGGGAGAGTTCCCCGACGGCTCGGCCGGTGCGCTCGACCCGGCGATCGAGCAGGCGAACGCGATCAAGCTCTCGCCGTCGCACCTGTTCGGCATCGCCGTCGGCAGCGACCTCGACCTCGAGCCGATCAGGGCCATCACCGGTGACGACGTCTACGGCGGCGACCTCACGAGCGCCGACCACGTCGTCACGACCGACTACGGCACGCTCGGCGGCCAGCTCAAGCAGATCGCGCTCGAGCTCTGCGGCGGCTCGGTCTTCGTGCACAAGGAGATCGCCGGCCAGCCCGTCGAGGGCTGGCAGTTCGCGACCGGCGACGCCGAGGTGTCGCCGTCGTCGCAGACGACCGACGAGACGGGCACGACCGAGGCGTTCGAGGTGACCGGGTTCACGAGCGACACCCGCACCGTCGAGTTCGCCGAGGAGGACCGTCCGTTCCACCACCGCACCGACGTCGCCTGCGAGGACGGCGACGGGCCGCTGCCCGTCACCCTCGTCGGCGACCTCGGCTGGCGGGTCGACGTCGGCATCGAGTCGATCGTGCACTGCACCGTCGAGAACGCCGTCGAGCCGCCGGTCTGGCGGGTCACGAAGAGCGCCGACCCGCCGAGCGGCACCGCCGTCGAGCCGGGTGACGAGATCGAGTACACCCTCGCCGTCGAGCACGTCTCGGGCCCGGCCGCAACCGACCTCGAGCTCTTCGACGACGTCTCGCAGCTGGCCCCGTACGTCGACTTCGACGGATTCGTCGGGTCGCCGCCCGTCGTCGAGTCGGACTGGAACACGACCCACCCGGGCCGACTCTTCCTGAAGCTCGCGTCGCTCGAGGCCGGTGAGACGTTGCAGATCACGTACCGCGTCATCGTCTCGGCGGACACCCCGCCGGGAACGGTGCTCCGCAACCACGTGCTCACGAACTGCCCGACCGAGCCCCTCCTCGTCGGCCCCGACGAGGTCGAGGCCGAGTCCGACGCGTGCGTGACCGAGCACCCGACGCCGGGCTTCGTGCTCTGGAAGACGAGCGACCCCGCCGACGGACTCGTCGAACCGGGCGACACGATCGAGTACACGCTGCACGCGTGGAACTTCTCGCAGGCGAGCGTCGAGGGCGCGACCGCGGTCGACGACCTCGCCGACGTGCTCGACGACGCGACCCTGACGGAGCCGCTCGATCCGTCGCTCACGCTCGACGGCACCGACCTCGAGTGGGCCGTGCCCGACCTGGCGGTCGGCTCCGACGAGGCCACGGTCTCGTTCGAGGTCACCGTCGACGACGACGCGTGGAACGCGCAGCTCGTCAACGTCGTGACGCCCGACACCCCGGGCATCTGCCCGCCCGGCGACGGGGGAGGGGAACCGCCCGTCGTCATCGGGGGGCTGGATGCCGGGTCGCAGCGTTCGCCCGGGGCATCCGCGCAGGTCGTGCCCGAGGTGACCGACTGCACGACCGAGCATCGCACGCCCAACGTCGACCTCGCCGTCACGAAGACCGCGACCACGGCCGACGGCGACGCGGTCGACTCCGGTTCGACGCCGCCCGACGTCGTGTCGTACGAGGTGCGCGTCGAGAACCTCGGCGACGACCCGGCGTACGGGGTCGAGGTGACCGACGTGCTGCCCGAGGGCGTGGCCTTCGTGCCGGGCTCCGAGGTCGTCGTGACGACGCCGCCCGGCGAGGAGGCGGGCTGGACGATCGACGACTCGGTCGGCGGCGAGTTGACGTTCCGATATCCGGGGCCGTTCGCGCCGGGCGACACGGCGACGATCACGTTCGACGTCGAGGTGGGCGAACTGGCCCAGCCCGATCCGACCGTGCCGATCCCCGACCTCGTGAACACGGTGTGCGTGTTCAGCGGGCCGGTGCCCGCGCCCGAGCCGCCGGCGCTCATCGCCGCCCTCGACGTCGTCGGCCCGGGTGCCGACGCCCCGAGCCGCGATGCGAACCCCGGGAACGACTGCGACGAGGCATCCACCCCCGTCAAGTCGATCGCGCTCGACGGCGGCGCGCAGTGCGTGAACGACACGCCATGGTTCGCGTACTCGGTCACGCCGGTGAACGTCGACTCGCCCCAGGTCGCCCTGATCTGGTGGACGGCCGACGCCTTCGCCGCGCACGATCCCTCGATCGATGCGGGCGACGAGGCGGCGCTCCTCGCCGACGGCGCCTCGCAGGTCGACTACCTCGACGTGCCCGCCGACTGGGTGCCGGGCGACTCGATCGACGGCCGGCAGCTCTGGCCGGGCGCAGCGGTCGACGAGAACGGCGACCCGATCGCCTGGCCCGGCTGGACCGAGCTTGCCGACGGCACGTGGGTGCTCGACCCGGATGCTCCGTTCTACGACCTCCGCGAGGAGGCCGTGGTCGAGATCCGCATCAACCCGTCGACCGACGTGATCACGGTCTACCCGCCGGCGACGCCGAACTGCAACGCGGCCCCGCCCGCGAACGAGGTGCCGGAGAACCCGTCGAACCCCGGGCAGTCGACCCCGCAGGGCATGGCGACGACCGGCATCGACGGGGCGGGCCTCCTGTCGGGCGCGATCGCCCTGTTCGTGCTCGGCGCACTCGGCGCCGTCGGCGCGTGGGTTCGGGCGCGTCGATCGAGCGGCGCATGA